ACGAAGTTGGGAGGGGGTCGGGGGGAGGGCAGCGCCACTTTTTCGGCGGGCCAGCTTGCGTGACAAGCGCCTGAGAGCCAGCGCATCGCAAGCGGCATTGGAAAGTACCCGTACAAAGCCAAATTGAGAATTGCTGCGCGCATGCCGTATTGCGCCACGGTGGTATAATTATGACGTATGTAAGTCCACCACCGCGAAGTGAGGACATCTATATGACCCAAGTGCTCGTCGAGCGCGATCCCTACGACGTCGCGCTCGAACAGTTCGACAAAGCCGTGCAGTATCTCGACATCGGCGAAGGCACCAAAGAGATGCTGCGGCACCCCCAGCGCGAACTGACCGTTAATTTCCCCGTCGAGATGGATGACGGCCGGCTGGAAGTCTATACCGGCTACCGCGTGCACCACTCGACCATTCTCGGCCCGACCAAGGGCGGCATCCGCTACGGCAAGAACGTCAACCTGAACGAAGTGCGCGCGCTTGCGATGTGGATGACGTGGAAGTGCGCTGTGGCCGGCCTGCCGTACGGCGGCGCCAAGGGCGGCGTCATTGTCGACCCGAAGCAGTTGTCGCTCCGCGAGCTCGAAAAGCTGACGCGCCGCTACGCGACCGAGATCTCCGTGCTCATGTCGCCGCACGGCGACATTCCCGCGCCGGACATGAACACCAACCCGCAGATCATGGCCTGGATCATGGACACCTATTCCATGCACAAGGGCTATTCGGTGCTCGGCGTCGTGACCGGCAAGCCGGTGGAAATCGGCGGCTCGCTGGGCCGCAATGAGGCGACCGGCCGCGGCGTGATGTTTACGACCCGCGAGGCGCTCGGCAAGCTTGGCATGAAGCCGTCGGACACCAGGTGCGTCGTGCAGGGCTTTGGCAACGTCGGTTCGGTCAGCGCGACCTTGCTGCACCAACTCGGCTGCAACGTGATTGCGGTCAGCGATGTGAATACCGGCTTGTACAACCCGAACGGCATCGACATTCCCGAGGCGCTCAAGTGGTCGCGCGCCAAGGGCACACTGGTTGGCTTCCCGGGCGCCGAGGCGGTGACCAACCACACGCTGCTGGAGATCAAGTGCGACGTGCTGGTGCCGGCCGCCATGGAGAACCAGTTGACGGCGGAGAATGCGGGGCGCATCGACACGAAGCTGATCGTCGAAGGCGCGAACGGCCCGACAACGCCGGAAGCCGACGAGATCTTCACCCAGCGCGGCATTCTCGTCGTGCCCGACGTGCTGGCCAATGCGGGCGGCGTCATCGTTTCGTACTTTGAGTGGGTGCAGGGCTTGCA
This is a stretch of genomic DNA from Chloroflexota bacterium. It encodes these proteins:
- a CDS encoding Glu/Leu/Phe/Val dehydrogenase is translated as MTQVLVERDPYDVALEQFDKAVQYLDIGEGTKEMLRHPQRELTVNFPVEMDDGRLEVYTGYRVHHSTILGPTKGGIRYGKNVNLNEVRALAMWMTWKCAVAGLPYGGAKGGVIVDPKQLSLRELEKLTRRYATEISVLMSPHGDIPAPDMNTNPQIMAWIMDTYSMHKGYSVLGVVTGKPVEIGGSLGRNEATGRGVMFTTREALGKLGMKPSDTRCVVQGFGNVGSVSATLLHQLGCNVIAVSDVNTGLYNPNGIDIPEALKWSRAKGTLVGFPGAEAVTNHTLLEIKCDVLVPAAMENQLTAENAGRIDTKLIVEGANGPTTPEADEIFTQRGILVVPDVLANAGGVIVSYFEWVQGLQSFFWDENEINSRLERLMVQNFARVWKTSQEKKVSMRMGAYILAIDRVAKAGDLRGLYP